GTCCCGAATCGACGAGGTTCGCGCGCAGGGGTTCGACGAGACGTTTATCCGCACCTGGCGCCTCTATCTGAAGTATTGCGAGGCCGCGTTCGACGAGCGGCGCATCGACGTCAATCAATTCCTGCTCACGCGAGGGGCATGAGATGTTTGCGCGCGCATTTTTCGGTATCTGGCTCGACCCCCGCACCCGTGCCCCATCGCTGCGCGAGCGGTTGCTTGGCGAAGGCTCATGGACGATGGCATCGATGCACTTGTCCGCAGAGCGAGTGGCGGTGTTACGCGCGATGTGGCTCTATCTGGTTCTCGGGCAGTTGGGGTGGTTGATCTGCGTGTTGAGTGCGGCGCGCGGCGGAGGCTGGGGGCCGTCCAATTCGTGAAGGAGTCGCAAGCCTACGCGGTGCTCGCGTGCGGATGGGCCGTCATTCTGGCCGGTCTCATATCCGGTGGCGGTGCCGAGTTCGTCCTCTGGTTGCCACTCGCGTCGGACGGGCAAAGTGAGGTCCCTTGCCGCGACAGCGAGTCGGCAAGTATCCAGACACGTGGAGTAGCGTAGCCTTTCGCCCCTCGCCCGGATACCTGCCGCTTGCATCAGTAAGGCGGGTTGACGACGATGAACTGCGTCCCCTGAGGTTGATACCACGTGTTGCCGCACTGCTGATAGATCATGCCGCGGTAGTTCACAGGCACGCAGTTTGCCGGGACCGAATGCACGATCGATCCGACGACGGCGGCCGTCACGCCGACGGCCGCCGTGACGGCCGCGGCCGTCGCGACCGGATGGTAATCGTCATCCCATCCGCCGTGGTAGTAGCCACCGCCATGGTTGTCGACGTTGACGTTCACATTGCGATTGACGTTGACGTTATTGACGTTATTGACATTATTGACGTTGTTCACGCTGGTGTTGCGCACATTGCGGGTGCGGGCGTCGGGTTGTCGATTACCTGTATTACCCGCATTCGGGCGCTGCGCGGCGGGCTGACCGGACCTGCCACCACCACCGGCGTGCTCGCGCGCATGAGCCCCACCGCCGCCACGGCCTGCGGCCTCCGAGGGCGACATTGGCGCGAGAATTGCGGTCAGCGACGTTGCGACGACACACAGGCGTACGAAGGGGGAGCGTCGTGTTGTCATGATGTCACCCCTTGTTGGCCGGCAGTTGAACGGCTTCGATCCGCTTTGCGCCCGCTGGCGGCCGGAAGTCGAAGGTCGACGGCTTGATGGAGAAGCCCGGTTGCCAGGACAGGATCGAGACGGACTGCGGACGTGCGTCGTCGTCCGTGCGCGTTACCACGACCTTGCGTGGCAAGGGTTTGCTGCCGCTGGTGATCCAGATCTGCCAGTCGATCCCGGGCTGCCGGAAGGCATAGTGATCGCAAAGATCGTTACCGACATAGTCCTGTCCCGCGAACATGGCCGAATCGAATTTCTGATGCTGGGCATCGGGCATCCCCCACGAGAAGAGGTCGGCGAGCGGAAGTTCCACGCCGTACCGTGCGCGTAGTGCCTCGACCAGCTGGGCCAGCGTGCCATCGAACGGCACCGACGCGTAGTACTTGTGTTGCGGCGAGTACAACGTTGCCTGCTTCCCGTCGTAAATGATCTCGCGCTCGGTCCGCGCGCTCTTCATGACCGCGCGCAGCCGATGCGGCCGATCGACTTCGAGGGTGGCGTTCGCACCGTGCTGAAGCTTTTGCCCGTCCGCCAGCACACGCTCCCCGGTCAGATCCGTGAAAACGCGAAAGCGCTGGAGCGATTGCAGGTAGGTCCCCATCGAGTGCAGCGCCTGAACCGCGTCGGGATCGACGCTGCTCGCCGGTGCGGACGGTGCACTTGCAGGGACCGCCTGCTGTGCCCATGTCACCGTGACCGTCGATGCTGCACCTGTCGTGAGCAGCATCAGGATTGCCAATGCCTGTCGTCTCATCGTTATGCCTCGGTTGGGGGAGATGCGGTGAAGGGGAAATGCCGAAGGTTGGCGCATGCCGATGCGGAGATGCCCGGCAGACACTCTGAACCAATATAGCGCGCAGAACCGTCGAAGCCAAGGCGATTGTCCCCAATTGCCCGATGGGGAATCCGCGTTGCCCGAAGTCCCCGATGGCGGTTGGCTCGTATTCCAAAGAAAAATCCCGCTATATGGACACGACCGCCGTGTCCTGCGTGTCGGGACAACCTCATCGGGCTACTACAGCATTTCTTCCGCCTCGGTGGGCGCGCAACTGGGGAAATCGCGGCGTTCTCTATGTACATCCGGAAGACGCCTCTGATTTGGAAATGGAGCTGTCGGTCGCGTATTGCGTCACATCAGTTCGCGATACCACGCCGAAAGCGCGTCGCTACCTGCTACGCCATTGCGCCACAGGAATGCCGTCAACGCGTCCTCAAACTCCTCGGTGCCCTCCTCGAACTTCTCGTGGATCGCGTCGCTCGACAGGTCGTCCCGCAGAACTTCGATGGCGGCATCGACCGCTTGCCGTGCGCGCTGCGGAAGGTGCGGCAGCAACTCCGTCAACGCGTTGATTTCTGCCTGTACTTGGTCGTCGCTCTTCTTGGTCACGGTGCTTTCCTATCTAAAACATATTCGGTGTAGCAATCACTTTTCCGAACATCGGGGGATGCGATCCTGGCCGCTCAACGAGCGTAACTGTTTCCAGCTCGATTTCGGACACGCTTTGGGCTTCCTGACAGGTATGCACCACGCCCTGTATGTGTCGACTTGCTTGTCCGTAAGGCATTTGTCGAAATCCTTGATCCCAAGATATTTGGGTGGGAGAGCGGCAAAACCGTTTGTGAAGCCTGTCATCAAAGTCGTCGCAAACACGAAGTGTAATGAAAGTCGCATGATTCACCCCTCAATTCCAAAATGACTTCGAAACGCCGCAGGCGGCAATCCGTATTTCCGTTGGAAGGCCCGGCGCATTTGCTCGTCCGACGTGAATCCACATCGGTCGGCGATCAGTGAAATGCCGCTGGTGGTCGTCTCGAGCATCAATCTGGCTCGCGAAAGCCGTACGTCCTGTACGGCAGCGTACGGTGAGCACCCCATCGCAAGCTTGAAACGTCGCTGAAATGTTTGCGGCGTCTGGCCCATTTCGGCGGCCAGCGCTTCCACACTCCACCGCCTGTTCGGGCTGACGGAAACCTTGGTCATCAGCGCCGAAAACGCCTGTGCCCCCGCGCTTTCCTGCATCAACAGCGTTTCGCTGAATTGCGCCTGCCCTCCCGGCCGTCTCAGATAAACCACCAACTTCTTTGCAATCGAGGCCGCGACGCCGTAGCCGCAGTCGTTTTCGATAAGCGCCAGCGCGAGATCGATGCCCGCCGTTACCCCTGCCGAGGTCCACACATTGCCGTCGTTGACGAAGATCGGTGTCATCTCGACGGCGATTCGGGGGTAAGCGGCCTGAAGTGCATCGCAGCGTCCCCAGTGAGTCGTCGCGCGACGTCCGTCCAGCACGCCCGCGGCCGCCAGCAGAAAGGCACCGGTGCACACCGAGCAGAGCCGCCGGACAGTGGGTTGCGAGAGGGAAATCGCGTCGGTGATGGCAATGTCGGCGCAAGCCGCGTCGACGCCGGGACCGCCCGGAACGATGACCGTATCCGCTTGCGCGAGACGCTCCAGCCCTTCGTCCACCAGAATGTCCGGCCCCGCACTGGCATGCACCCGACCGGGCCTCGCCGTGATCGTCGTCAGCACATACGGCGGATGGAGAGCGTCCCGGTTCGCCAGTGCGAAGACCTGCATCGGTCCGACCAGATCGAGCGGTTGATACCCGTCGTAGACAAGAAAAACGACGTTGCGCGGCGGCGGTGACGGAAAAGGCGGGGTTTTTGAGTTTTTTTCCATTCCTCGCTACCTAGAGTCGGATCGTTCACTTTCGCCGAGAGACCGATGTTATGACGAATGCGCAACTCCGTGTGGGTGTGATGATGTTTGCGGGCATGACCCAGCTCGATATGACCGGGCCTTTGGAAGTCCTGAGCGCCGTGCCCGGCTGGACGGTTGATCTCGTCGCCCCGACGATGTCGCCGGTGCTCTGCGGCAAAGGGTTTGCGTTCACGCCGACCGTCGACTTCGAGAACGCACCCCAGTACGACCTGCTCGTCGTACCCGGCGGTCCGGGGGTAGACGACGCCATGCTTGACCGCACCATCGTTTCGTTCGCGCAGACGCAATCCTCTCACAGCCGTTACGTGTTCGGCATTTGTACCGGCTCCCTGCTCCTCGCCGCCGCAGGATGCCTCACCGGGCGTCGCGCCAGTTGTCATTGGCAAGCCGTCGAGTTCCTGCCGTACTTCGGCGTGATCCCGAGCCGGGACCGAATGACGATCGACGGTCGCTTCTTTACCTCTGGCGGTGTGACTGCCGGGATCGACATGGCGCTCAAAGTCGTCGGTGAACTGGCGGGCGTCGACGTCGCACAGGGCATTCAACTGCTCATCGAATACGACCCGGAGCCGCCGTTTCAGGCGGGCGTCCCCGAGACAGCCCCCGCTGCCGTCGTCGAGCGTCTCACGGCGTCCACCGCCGCGCGTCGGGAGCGACGATTGCTAGCCGTGCTAAGCGCGTCGAAAGCGGCCGGGTTTGCATAACGGCAAGGCAGGATTTAATGGTTGAGATCGATAAGCGCATCTAAGCGCATACGACATGGCAGACAGGACGCGTCAAATGAAAGCAAATGACATGGTGTTAGACGATCAGACGTTTGCGCACGGCGCGCAAGGCGTGTCCGAAAAAACGGTCGACTGGCGAACGATTCTTCTGGCCAGCGTCGGCGGCGGACTGGAGTTCTACGACTTCATCGTGTACGGGATCTTCGCCCCTTATGTTGCGAAGTCCTTCTTCCCGACGGGCAATGGGGCGACGTCGATGATCGCGACGTTTGCTGCCTTTGCCGTCGGCTATCTCGCGCGCCCGCTTGGTGGGGTCGTTCTCGGTCACATTGGAGACAAGTTCGGACGTCGGCTGGCGTTCCAGCTCTCGCTCGTACTGATGACCGCGACCACGGCGGGGATGGCGCTCATGCCGTCTTATCAGACGATGGGGGTGACGGCGAGCATCGCGTTCGTGGCATTACGTTTTCTGCAGGGCGCGTGTATTGGCGGTGAATTACCCGGCGCGATTGCGTACGTCGTCGAGTCGGCCCCCAGGAAAAGCGGATTGGCATGCGGCGTCATGTTTGCTTGCGTGAACTCGGGGAGCCTGCTGGCTGCAATCGTCAGCCTCGGTTTGCATGCGTGGCTGACGGACGCGCAGATGCTGGCTTATGGATGGCGGGCGGCGTTTCTCGTGGGCGGCGGACTCGGGGCTGTCGGCGCGTTGATGCGTAGCGGACTCAAGGAGACGGCACTCTTCCTGTCGATCAGACAACACAAGCGTACGAAGCTTCCGGCGGTTGAAGTCTTGCAACGTCACTGGTTTCAGGTCATCACTACCATTGGCATCGTCGGGCTCAATCAGGCGCTCATTGCGCTGCTGAGCGTCGCGATGGTCCCTGGAGTTGACCCTGTAAAACCGGACACACCATCACACTAAGGTTGCTGAATCCATCGAGCGCCGGAACTCGCGAGGCGAGCGGTATTTCAGCGCGCTATGGGGGTGCTTCTCGTTGTAATGCTCAAATGCAATGGCCAGATTGTGAGCAGCGGTTGCAGCATCCGGCTTCGGCATGAAGGCGACGTAGTCGCGCTTCATCGTTTTCACGAAGCTCTCGGCCATGCCGTTACTTTGCGGACTGCACACGGGCGTGGTCAATGGCTTTAGTCCGATGTTCATCGCAAACCGGCGCGTATCGTCAGCCGTATAGCCCGAACCATTGTCGCTCAGCCACTCGATTTCGGACGGCGTATGCACCTCGTTGCCGAACCGATTTTCCACTGCGGCCAGCATCACGTCGCGCACAATGTCGCCGCTGTGGCCTGCTGTCGTCGCCGCCCAGCTCATCGCTTCTCGGTCGCAGCAATCCAGCGCAAACGTCACACGCAGCGGCTCGCCGTTGTCGCAGCGGAACTCGAAGCCGTCCGAGCACCATCGCTGATTGCTGCGCGCGACGGCCACTTTGCCATCATGTCGACGGTGGGCTCGCGGCGCAATCGGTCGGCGCTGCGTCAGCAGCCCATGCGTTCGCATGATGCGATAAATGCGCTTGGCATTGAACGGCGCCAGTCCAACTGCAACGCGCTCGTTGCGCAACGTGCCCCAAACCCGCCGGTAGCCATAGCTGGGCAAATCGCCGACGACACGGCGGATTTCCTCGACTACAGTTTCGTCGTCGGTCGGCCTTGATTGCCGGCCATCGCGCCACGTCGCCGGACGCGACAGTCGTGCCGATACGTTCGAGCGCGACACGCCGAGAACTTCACAGACCAGTTTCACTGGCCGTCCTCCGGCAGCAAGGGCGAGTGCGCTATCCATTTTTTTGCTCGGCTGTATTCAACTGCTTCCCGGAGAATCTCGTTCTCCATTGTTTTTTTGCCGAGCATCCGTTGCAGCTCGCGAATCTGCTTGAGCGCATCAGCCAACTCCGATGCCGGAACCACTTCTTCGCCAGCCTTGACCGCTGACAGGCTACCGTCCTGGTACAGCTTGCGCCAGTGGAATAGCTGGTTCGGGTTCACGCCGTAATGGCGCGCGACCATTGAAACCGATTTTCCCGGTTCGAAACTCTCGCGAACCATCGACAGTTTCTGCTCCGCCGTCCAGCGACGCCGGCGCTCTGGGCCCGTCAACACTTCCATCACTTCCTGCTTGGTGTTAGTCAAAAACACAGTCTTATGCCTACCCGTTATTGTAAGTGGGTCGCTGTGTCCGGTGTTTCATGGGGCCGCTCCAGTCCCGTATCTGACGCAAGTCGCGATGTATTCGGCTGACGTGGCAAGCAAGCTTGTGATGTTCTCCATCGCCATCTTGTCGATCTTGATTGTGATCGTGGGATATCTCAGCGATTTCGTCGGCAAACCGACGCTCTACCTGATTGGTGCTTTGATGATTGCGGTGGGTGGGTATCCGTTCTACGTGTCGGTGGGGAGCGGTGCGATCAATCCCTATGTGCTCTTTGGCGTGGCGGCTCTTATCGTGTCATTGATTGCCGGGACGTTCGGCTCGCTTGCAGCCGATCTGTTTCCGACGAACCTGCGGTTCAGTGGACTGGCCATTGCCTACAACGCTGCTGCGGCGCTGCTTGGCGGATTCACGCCGTTGGTGACTTCATTGCTCACCGGCCTCACACAAGACCACGCCGCGCCCGGCATTTTCATCGCTGCGGTGTCGGTCATCGGAGTAGTTTCGGTCGTCGCGATTCTTGTGGCGAAGCGGCGCAATGGCGGTGACAAGGCGACGCTGGGCTAAGCGAAAGTTCGGCCAGGCACGCACTTGTATTTGTCTCAGTTTCGGATTTGAAGGCAAATGACGATACTTCATTCACCGGTTGACGCGACACAGCGAAAGTCGACCCACTCACTGAATCACGGATCAAGGAGAAACCATCATGAACCCGATCGTCATCGCCGCAGCCCTGTACGGTCTCGCCGGATCATTCGCCAACGACATCATCCGCTTGCTCAACTGACTTCCGATTTAGCCGATTCGCCCCCCTGCCTCACTCCGGATAAAGCGCAGCGCACACCGCCATGACCTGCGCGCGAAGCCAGCACTGCGCGGGGTCATGATCGAGGCGCGGGTGCCAGATTGCCGAGACATTGAATTCCGCTGTCTCAAATGGCAAAACAAACGGTTGCAGGCCCTGGTCTGTCGCGTAGTTTGGCAAATGCGAATTGCCCAGGCAGGACCGGGGAATGACCGTTAGCAGGTCCGACTGGCGCACCAGTTGCATCGCACTCGAGTAGGACGGTACAACGATAGGCAGCGCCCTCGTTTTCCCATCAAGCTCTAACGCTGCGTCGACCGGATTTTCAGCGTCGCCGGAGCGTGAAACCATCACATGACGAAAGGTCAGCCATTGCTCGATGGCGATCTGCTTTTTTCTCAGCACGGGATGTCCCTTGCGACACACGCCGACATACCGGTCGCGGAACAGCCGACGCGCGCGTACCTCCGGTGCCGACACCCTGACAACGCCAATTTCCAGATCGATCAAACCTTCCCTTAGCGGCTGAGCATTCCAGTCCGGCTTGGGCGTGAAGCGCAATTGAACGCCCGGCGCAGCGCGATGAATCCGCTCCACCAATGCCGCGCCAAGCAAGTCGATGAACCCTTCTCCCGCTCGCAAAGTGAAGCGCTGTTCGAGCGCGGCCGGATCGAATCGATATTCGGCCCGACTGAGCACCGCTTCGGCTTCGCGGGCCAGTGCCGGGATGCGTTGACTCAAACGCTCCGCGTAAGGCGTCAGCACAAGCGTTCGCCCCGCCTGCAACAGCAGACGGTCGCCGGTCGTCGCGCGCAGCCGTGTGAGCGTTCGGCTCATGGCGGAAACGCTGATTTTCATGCGCTCAGCCGCTTTCGTGACGCTACGTTCACTTAGCAGGGCATCCAGCGCCGTCAGAAGATTGAGGTCGATTCGTGACATTCGCTCAGGATAATCCAAATGCCGCGATGCATGGCGTCAGACGCAAGTCACGATTGCAGGTAAGGCGTCTTGTGCAACCAAGCGGTGGGTTGGAAAATTCACCAGGTCAACCGGTCAAGGGAGAACACCATGCGGACATTCATTGAACCTGTGCCCACCATCGTGCTCGTTGGCGCGTCGCGCGGCCTAGGGCATGCAATGGCCGTCGAATTCGTCAATCGCGGCTGGCGCGTTGTGGGGACCGTACGAGCAGGTCGCCAGGACACGCGACTTCACGACCTGGCCGCCGCGCACCCGGAACAAGTTGAGATCGAGACGCTGGATATCACGGTCCCTGAGCAGATCACGGCCTTGCACGAGCGGCTCGGGCAATGGAAATTCGACATTCTTTTCGTCAATGCTGGAACGACGAACCCGGATCCGACGCAGACCATCGGTGAAGTTTCCACCGAGGATTTCGTGGACCTGATGATCACCAATGCGTTAAGTCCGATGCGGGTCGTGGAAAGCCTGTGTGATCTCGTGCCCACGGATGGCCTCATCGGCATCATGTCCTCGGGGCAAGGCAGCATTGCGGATAATGAATCCGGCCAGCGCGAGCTTTATCGGGGCACTAAGGCTGCGCTGAACCAGTTCATGCGCAGCTTTGCGGCGCGTCAGGCAACGGCTACGAAGCGCGCCATGTTGCTCATCGCACCGGGCTGGGTGCGCACGGAGTTGGGTGGCCCCGAGGGACGCCTGTCGATTGAAGAAAGTGTCCCTGGTGTCGTGGATGTGCTTCTGGCAAAGCGCGGGCGACCGGGGCTCGAGTATCGGGATTACCGAGGGCAAACGGTTCGCTGGTGACAGCGACATCAGCCTCCGGTCCGCAGGCGTCAAAGCGATATGCCGGACGACGCAGTCATCGTCCGGCAGCGGCGAGCGTTTCGCGAACCTCAGTTCGTCGTCAAATACTTCCGAAAATCCCCGTCCAGCGACGCGAGTGCCCGATCGATGGTCTGGCGATGGGTGTCGATCCACTTACCGTCGGCGCTCAGTTCGCTATCGGTGCGCGTCAGCATGCGCTTCATCTCGGCCGGTTGCGGGCCGCCGGACGTTGCACGATGTTTGACGATGGCGACCGGATCGAGCGTCGCGCGGAATTGCGCCTCGCTCATCGGCAGGTCTCCTGCGCTCACGTTCATCTCCGTGAGCGTCTGCCTGAAGATGCGTTGGGCTTCCGAATACGGGAACTGGCTCGGACGCAGGTCGTGGGCCTTGGCGTAATCCACGATCTCCGACGCAAAGTGATGCCCTACGCGGAATGGCAGTCCATAGTCGCGCATCAGCACGTCGGCGACTTCCTGGGACGCCGTCCAGTCGCTGTCGAGTTCGTCGAGCGCGCGCTGCGGATCGATCACCAGTGCATTGAGCACACGATCCCAGCGCTTGAGCAGCGCCGTCGTTTTGTCGAGCACCGCCATGTTTTCGTCGATGTGCTTCGCATCGCTCATTCCGGGCGGGATGTTGTGCGCGGTGATCGCACGTCCGACGCCGAGCGTCACCACCATCGACGCCGCCGTGCGGGTATCGTTGAGCAGCCCGGGGTTACGCTTCTGCGGCATGGCGCTTGAGACGTAGGTGTTGCCACCGCCTTCGCGCAGCAAGATCCACGGACGTGGCTGTGCATACTGCACCATCACGTCCTGCACAAACGCGGACGTATGCAACGCCATGCTCGTCGCCAGCGCGCCGATCTCCACCGGCAGGTCCGTCGCCGCGATCTGGGCGGCATCGTACGCGTTGTCGACCTTGTCAGCGAAGCCGAAGGCGTGCGCCATCTTGTCGCGATCGAGCGGCCAACTGGTGCCGTTGAGCACGGTGGTTCCCATCGGCGACAGATCCACCCGTGCATACAGCTCATGCAGACGTTGAGCGTCTCGCTGCAATCCGGCCACGTGCCCTAACAAATAGTGCCCGTAGCTGTTCGGCTGCGCTGCGACGCCATTCGTGTAATTGGGCACGACGGTCGATTCGTACTGTTGCGCGAGTCGACGAAGCGTTGCCGTCGTCGTACGCAATTGGGCGGCGAGGACGAGCAACCGATCACGATACATCGCAGCGCGCACGGTCGCGAGCATGTCCTGACTGGAGCGCCCGGCATGCAGCAGTGTCGCTTCGACGCCCGCCGCCTTGATCAGCAACGGCTCGAACGTGATCACCAGATCAGGGCGCGCGCCGCCCGGCTGGAGTTAAAGTCAAATCTGGTGTACGGGGCGTGAGCAAGATTAGGCGGCCAGGGGCTGCTGAGCCGGTGTGCTGTCGGTCACCGGCTCTCCATCCTTGAACGTCATCCCGTCAAGCATCGTCGCGATCTTTTCGGGGGCGCGGATGCGCCGCCACGAGTCTTCGGCCGACTCGATCAGCTTGAATGCCAGGCCGAGGAACGTCGCGCGCGAGACGCAGTTGCGCGTGCGCTTGGTGCGGTGACGCACCGTCGCGAAGGTCGATTCAATCGGATTCGTCGTGCGCAGATGCTGCCAGTGTTCGGCCGGGAAATCGTAAAATGCCAGCAGCTCGTCGCGATCTTGCGTCAGCTTTTCGACCACCTTCGGATACTTTGCCGAGTGGGTATCAACGAAGTGATCGAAGGCAACCAGCGCTTCGGCACGCGTGGCGGCCATCCAAATGTCCTGCATCGCCTTTTTGGCGCGGGCCTGCTGCGATTTCGGCAGCGCGTTGAGCACGTTGCCCATCTTGTGGAACCAGCAGCGCTGATGCTTGGTCTGCGGGAACACTTCTTCCATCGCTGCCCAGAATCCCATCGCACCATCTCCGCAAGCCAGCAGCGGCCCTGACTGCAGACCGCGCTTTTTCAGATCGAGCAGCAGTTCGGCCCACGACGCCTTCGATTCCCGATACCCGTCACTGATCGCCACACGCTCTTTCGTTCCGTCCGGTTTGACACCAATGATCACCAACAGGCACTGGCCGTCGGAATCGTCGCTGCGCACGCCGGTGTGAATGCCGTCAGCCCACCAGTACACCCAGCGCGCCAACGACAACTCACGCTGATTCCACTGAGCATGCTCATCGGCCCATTGCGCCTTCAGACGACTCACCACATTTGGCGACAGGCCGCTGACCTGGCCGCCCAGCATGATGCCCATGGCTTCGCTCATGTCGCCCGTCGAGATGCCTCGCAGGTACAGCCACGGTAGTGCGGCCGACACGCGTGCGGATTTGCGAACGTACGGCGGCACGACCGCCGAATTGAAGCGGATGCCCGAACCCGAGCGATCACGCACCTTCGGTACCCGAACCGGCACCGGACCGATGGCCGTGACGACTTCGCGCTCTGGTAGGTAGCCGTTGCGCACCACGGCACGCCGACCGTCGATCGACCTCACGTTGCTGTACTGTTCAAGCATGCTCGCCAGTTCCGCTTCGACTGCCTGCTCGATGATCTGCCGCGCGCCTTGCTGGATCAGTTCATCGAGCGCGCTCTTCGTTTGTGCTTTACTGCCGTTCGTTTCTTTCGTAATCTTCTTCATGGTGGTCGGGGCCGGCTCGCGCCGGCTTTGCTCGGTGTGCCTTCGACAAGCAACATTCTCAGCTAAACCGCCACCGCCTTCTCATATTTCCCAAAGCACCCCGTACACCAGATTCGACAATAGCTCGCCCGGCTGATCGCCCGCGCGCAGCACCGTGTCGAGTCCCTGAGCGATGTGCGGCGCCAGCTTCGCATCGAGCAAACCTTGGCGGGTGTTGATGACGAGTGACGCCTTGTTGATTTCCCCCAGCCAGAAAAACGCGTCTCGCCGAGGCGCTGTGGCAGCCGTGGTATCCGTCGAGGTTTGCGCCATACCCGGCGCGCAAAGCATCGTCATAAGGCACACTCCTAGTCCGGCAATTCTTGTCTTGCGCACTGCGTGTCTCCTGATCCTGACGGCGTTCGAAGGGGGATCGGCGCCGGTGTTCTATGCAGTCGACCACGATACGCCGGTCGACGTTTGCGCGCCACATCCGGCGGCGCCGATATAGTACGATCTCGATATTGCGCTCACTCCCCTGCCTCATTTCATCGTGCCCACGAAAAGCGTCGAAATAGTGCCCAAATCCGCCAATGCGAAAGCCAAGGCGAGCGCCTCCGGTCAACCGGTAAAAGCCGCGGACAAGGTCACTGGGAAGTCCGTCGGCAACGCACCGCCACTCGGCACCCAGAGCGTCCATCGGGCCGTGACCGTTCTGCGCGAAATCGCCGCGCACGGCATGAAGGGGTTGCGCCTGTCCGACATTGCCGACGCGCTCTCGCTCGAACGTCCGACCGCCCACCGTATCGTCAAGGGACTGGTCGCACAGGGCATGCTCAT
The Pandoraea oxalativorans genome window above contains:
- a CDS encoding IS3 family transposase (programmed frameshift), encoding MEVLTGPERRRRWTAEQKLSMVRESFEPGKSVSMVARHYGVNPNQLFHWRKLYQDGSLSAVKAGEEVVPASELADALKQIRELQRMLGKKTMENEILREAVEYSRGKKMDSALALAAGGRPVKLVCEVLGVSRSNVSARLSRPATWRDGRQSRPTDDETVVEEIRRVVGDLPSYGYRRVWGTLRNERVAVGLAPFNAKRIYRIMRTHGLLTQRRPIAPRAHRRHDGKVAVARSNQRWCSDGFEFRCDNGEPLRVTFALDCCDREAMSWAATTAGHSGDIVRDVMLAAVENRFGNEVHTPSEIEWLSDNGSGYTADDTRRFAMNIGLKPLTTPVCSPQSNGMAESFVKTMKRDYVAFMPKPDAATAAHNLAIAFEHYNEKHPHSALKYRSPREFRRSMDSATLV
- a CDS encoding SDR family oxidoreductase, which produces MRTFIEPVPTIVLVGASRGLGHAMAVEFVNRGWRVVGTVRAGRQDTRLHDLAAAHPEQVEIETLDITVPEQITALHERLGQWKFDILFVNAGTTNPDPTQTIGEVSTEDFVDLMITNALSPMRVVESLCDLVPTDGLIGIMSSGQGSIADNESGQRELYRGTKAALNQFMRSFAARQATATKRAMLLIAPGWVRTELGGPEGRLSIEESVPGVVDVLLAKRGRPGLEYRDYRGQTVRW
- a CDS encoding MFS transporter; translated protein: MKANDMVLDDQTFAHGAQGVSEKTVDWRTILLASVGGGLEFYDFIVYGIFAPYVAKSFFPTGNGATSMIATFAAFAVGYLARPLGGVVLGHIGDKFGRRLAFQLSLVLMTATTAGMALMPSYQTMGVTASIAFVALRFLQGACIGGELPGAIAYVVESAPRKSGLACGVMFACVNSGSLLAAIVSLGLHAWLTDAQMLAYGWRAAFLVGGGLGAVGALMRSGLKETALFLSIRQHKRTKLPAVEVLQRHWFQVITTIGIVGLNQALIALLSVAMVPGVDPVKPDTPSH
- a CDS encoding IS256 family transposase; protein product: MKKITKETNGSKAQTKSALDELIQQGARQIIEQAVEAELASMLEQYSNVRSIDGRRAVVRNGYLPEREVVTAIGPVPVRVPKVRDRSGSGIRFNSAVVPPYVRKSARVSAALPWLYLRGISTGDMSEAMGIMLGGQVSGLSPNVVSRLKAQWADEHAQWNQRELSLARWVYWWADGIHTGVRSDDSDGQCLLVIIGVKPDGTKERVAISDGYRESKASWAELLLDLKKRGLQSGPLLACGDGAMGFWAAMEEVFPQTKHQRCWFHKMGNVLNALPKSQQARAKKAMQDIWMAATRAEALVAFDHFVDTHSAKYPKVVEKLTQDRDELLAFYDFPAEHWQHLRTTNPIESTFATVRHRTKRTRNCVSRATFLGLAFKLIESAEDSWRRIRAPEKIATMLDGMTFKDGEPVTDSTPAQQPLAA
- a CDS encoding DJ-1/PfpI family protein, with product MTNAQLRVGVMMFAGMTQLDMTGPLEVLSAVPGWTVDLVAPTMSPVLCGKGFAFTPTVDFENAPQYDLLVVPGGPGVDDAMLDRTIVSFAQTQSSHSRYVFGICTGSLLLAAAGCLTGRRASCHWQAVEFLPYFGVIPSRDRMTIDGRFFTSGGVTAGIDMALKVVGELAGVDVAQGIQLLIEYDPEPPFQAGVPETAPAAVVERLTASTAARRERRLLAVLSASKAAGFA
- a CDS encoding GlxA family transcriptional regulator is translated as MEKNSKTPPFPSPPPRNVVFLVYDGYQPLDLVGPMQVFALANRDALHPPYVLTTITARPGRVHASAGPDILVDEGLERLAQADTVIVPGGPGVDAACADIAITDAISLSQPTVRRLCSVCTGAFLLAAAGVLDGRRATTHWGRCDALQAAYPRIAVEMTPIFVNDGNVWTSAGVTAGIDLALALIENDCGYGVAASIAKKLVVYLRRPGGQAQFSETLLMQESAGAQAFSALMTKVSVSPNRRWSVEALAAEMGQTPQTFQRRFKLAMGCSPYAAVQDVRLSRARLMLETTTSGISLIADRCGFTSDEQMRRAFQRKYGLPPAAFRSHFGIEG
- a CDS encoding DUF2092 domain-containing protein, which produces MRRQALAILMLLTTGAASTVTVTWAQQAVPASAPSAPASSVDPDAVQALHSMGTYLQSLQRFRVFTDLTGERVLADGQKLQHGANATLEVDRPHRLRAVMKSARTEREIIYDGKQATLYSPQHKYYASVPFDGTLAQLVEALRARYGVELPLADLFSWGMPDAQHQKFDSAMFAGQDYVGNDLCDHYAFRQPGIDWQIWITSGSKPLPRKVVVTRTDDDARPQSVSILSWQPGFSIKPSTFDFRPPAGAKRIEAVQLPANKG
- a CDS encoding LysR substrate-binding domain-containing protein; this encodes MSRIDLNLLTALDALLSERSVTKAAERMKISVSAMSRTLTRLRATTGDRLLLQAGRTLVLTPYAERLSQRIPALAREAEAVLSRAEYRFDPAALEQRFTLRAGEGFIDLLGAALVERIHRAAPGVQLRFTPKPDWNAQPLREGLIDLEIGVVRVSAPEVRARRLFRDRYVGVCRKGHPVLRKKQIAIEQWLTFRHVMVSRSGDAENPVDAALELDGKTRALPIVVPSYSSAMQLVRQSDLLTVIPRSCLGNSHLPNYATDQGLQPFVLPFETAEFNVSAIWHPRLDHDPAQCWLRAQVMAVCAALYPE